One stretch of Brachyhypopomus gauderio isolate BG-103 chromosome 8, BGAUD_0.2, whole genome shotgun sequence DNA includes these proteins:
- the LOC143522059 gene encoding protein CutA homolog isoform X1 encodes MFKDVPLPLPEYNSSQYVAPTPAEEETVYGDVKRAGLPAKTSDTVMQLGLPPADTVKGTLLKTFFVTVFLSVLMLPLLRTVGLRAFSMATEAYSSGTHSAAFVTCPNETVAKELARGIVEKKLAACVNIVPKITSVYEWHGKIEEDSEVLLMIKTRTTKISALAEHVRSNHPYEVAEVISVPIDQGNPPYLKWIGDIVPE; translated from the exons ATGTTTAAGGATGTACCGTTACCTCTCCCCGAGTACAATTCCTCCCAATATGTCGCTCCGACGCCGGCGGAAGAGGAAACGGTTTACGGCGACGTAAAGCGCGCTGGACTTCCTGCGAAGACCTCCGACACG GTGATGCAGTTGGGATTGCCCCCTGCAGACACGGTGAAAGGAACACTCTTAAAAACCTTCTTCGTG ACGGTTTTTCTGAGCGTGTTGATGCTCCCGTTGCTGAGGACTGTGGGATTGAGAGCGTTCTCCATGGCGACCGAGGCGTATTCCTCCGGCACTCACTCTGCAGCGTTTGTCACTTGCCCCAATGAGACGGTGGCCAAGGAGCTGGCCAG AGGTATAGTGGAGAAGAAGCTGGCAGCCTGTGTCAACATAGTGCCGAAAATCACATCAGT GTATGAATGGCATGGCAAGATTGAGGAAGACAGTGAAGTGTTACTG ATGATTAAGACGAGGACTACAAAGATCTCTGCACTGGCTGAACATGTGAG GTCCAATCATCCGTACGAAGTTGCCGAGGTCATCAGCGTGCCCATTGACCAGGGCAATCCTCCCTACCTGAAGTGGATTGGGGACATTGTGCCAGAATGA
- the LOC143522059 gene encoding protein CutA homolog isoform X2, translating to MQLGLPPADTVKGTLLKTFFVTVFLSVLMLPLLRTVGLRAFSMATEAYSSGTHSAAFVTCPNETVAKELARGIVEKKLAACVNIVPKITSVYEWHGKIEEDSEVLLMIKTRTTKISALAEHVRSNHPYEVAEVISVPIDQGNPPYLKWIGDIVPE from the exons ATGCAGTTGGGATTGCCCCCTGCAGACACGGTGAAAGGAACACTCTTAAAAACCTTCTTCGTG ACGGTTTTTCTGAGCGTGTTGATGCTCCCGTTGCTGAGGACTGTGGGATTGAGAGCGTTCTCCATGGCGACCGAGGCGTATTCCTCCGGCACTCACTCTGCAGCGTTTGTCACTTGCCCCAATGAGACGGTGGCCAAGGAGCTGGCCAG AGGTATAGTGGAGAAGAAGCTGGCAGCCTGTGTCAACATAGTGCCGAAAATCACATCAGT GTATGAATGGCATGGCAAGATTGAGGAAGACAGTGAAGTGTTACTG ATGATTAAGACGAGGACTACAAAGATCTCTGCACTGGCTGAACATGTGAG GTCCAATCATCCGTACGAAGTTGCCGAGGTCATCAGCGTGCCCATTGACCAGGGCAATCCTCCCTACCTGAAGTGGATTGGGGACATTGTGCCAGAATGA
- the eif3d gene encoding eukaryotic translation initiation factor 3 subunit D yields MAKFLAPVIQDNPSGWGPCAVPEKFKDMPYQPFSKGDRLGKVADWTGATYQDKRYTNKYSSQFGGGSQYAYFHEEDETSFQLVDTAKTQKTAYQRNRMRFAQRNLRRDKDRRNLTQFNMQTLPKSAKQKERDRMRLQKKFQKQFGVRQKWDQKSQAQLKPRDSSVEVRSDWEVKEEMDFPRLMKMRYMDVADPVDIECCGALEYYDKAFDRITTRNEKPLKSIKRIFHTVTTTDDPVIRKLAKTQGNVFATDAILATLMCCTRSVNSWDIIVQRVGNKLFFDKRDNSDFDLLTVSETANEPPQDEGNSLNSPRNLAMEATYINHNFSQQCLRMGGEKHKFPNPNPFVEEDMDKSEVASVAYRYRRWKLGEDIDLIVRCEHDGVMTGANGELSFINIKALNEWDSRHCNGVDWRQKLDSQRGAVLATELKNNSYKLARWTCCALLAGSEYLKLGYVSRYHVKDSARHVVLGTQQFKPNEFASQINLSMENAWGILRCAIDICRRLDEGKYLILKDPNKQVIRIYSLPDGTFSSDEDEDEEEEDEDEDDEDEET; encoded by the exons ATGGCGAAGTTCCTGGCCCCAGTGATCCAGGACAACCCGTCAGGATGGGGCCCCTGTGCCGTTCCTGAGAAGTTTAAGGACATGCCTTACCAGCCCTTCAGCAAAGGGGATCGTTTGGGCAAG gtggctgACTGGACTGGAGCAACATACCAGGACAAAAGATACacaa ATAAGTACTCGTCCCAGTTTGGAGGGGGAAGCCAATATGCTTATTTCCACGAGGAGGATGAGACCAGCTTCCAGCTGGTGGACACGGCCAAAACGCAGAAGACGGCCTACCAGAGGAATCGCATGCGCTTTGCTCAG AGGAACCTGCGGCGGGATAAGGACCGGAGGAACCTGACCCAGTTCAACATGCAGACGCTGCCCAAGAGCGCCAAGCAGAAGGAGCGTGACCGCATGCGTCTGCAGAAGAAGTTCCAGAAGCAGTTTGGCGTGCGGCAGAAGTGGGACCAGAAGTCACAG GCTCAGCTGAAGCCCAGGGACTCGTCCGTGGAGGTGCGCAGTGACTgggaggtgaaggaggagaTGGACTTCCCACGGCTCATGAAGATGAGATACATGGACGTGGCCGATCCTGTAGACAT tgaatGCTGTGGTGCTCTGGAGTATTACGATAAAGCATTTGATCGCATCACCACACGTAATGAGAAACCGCTGAAGAGCATCAAGAGAATCTTCCACACAGTCACCACTACCGATGACCCCGTCATTCGCAAG CTGGCTAAGACTCAGGGCAATGTCTTCGCCACCGACGCCATCCTGGCCACGCTCATGTGCTGCACGCGCTCCGTGAACTCCTGGGACATCATCGTGCAGCGTGTCGGGAACAAGCTCTTCTTCGACAAGAGGGACAACTCTGACTTTG ACCTGCTGACGGTGAGCGAGACGGCGAACGAGCCGCCCCAGGACGAGGGAAACTCCCTCAACTCCCCACGCAACCTCGCCATGGAGGCCACCTACATCAACCACAACTTCAGCCAGCAGTGCCTGCGCATG GGAGGGGAGAAGCACAAGTTCCCCAACCCAAACCCGTTTGTGGAGGAAGACATGGATAAGAGTGAGGTAGCCTCCGTGGCCTACAG gtaccgGCGGTGGAAGCTGGGTGAAGATATCGATCTGATTGTGCGCTGCGAGCACGATGGCGTGATGACTGGGGCGAACGGAGAGCTCTCCTTCATCAACATCAAAGCGCTGAACGAGTGGGACTCCCGG cactgtAACGGAGTGGACTGGCGGCAGAAGCTGGACTCTCAGAGGGGAGCCGTGTTGGCCACAGAGCTGAAGAACAACAGCTACAAGCTGGCCCGTTGGACCTGCTGTGCCCTGCTGGCAGGATCCGAGTACCTCAAACTGGG gTACGTGTCCCGCTACCACGTGAAGGACTCGGCGCGCCACGTGGTTCTGGGCACGCAGCAGTTCAAGCCCAACGAGTTTGCCAGCCAGATCAACCTGAGCATGGAGAACGCCTGGGGAATCCTGCGCTGTGCCATCGACATCTGCCGCAGACTGGACGAGGGCAAATACCTCATCCTCAAAGACCCCAACAAG CAAGTGATCCGCATCTACAGCCTCCCGGACGGAACCTTCAGCTCCGACGAagacgaggatgaggaagaggaggatgaggacgaAGATGACGAAG atgaGGAGACCTGA